A genome region from Nitrospinota bacterium includes the following:
- a CDS encoding MTH1187 family thiamine-binding protein has product MVLLEFSMSPMDKGESLSKYVSRSLEIIDKSGLPYRLNPMGTVIEGDIDEVLGVVKACFEKMSQDCSRISTIIKMDYREGKSGRLDSKIKSIEEKLGKKLST; this is encoded by the coding sequence ATGGTACTTCTGGAATTCAGCATGAGCCCTATGGACAAGGGGGAAAGTCTCAGCAAGTATGTGAGCCGATCCCTTGAGATAATCGACAAAAGCGGACTCCCCTACAGGCTGAATCCGATGGGTACTGTGATAGAGGGTGATATCGACGAGGTACTGGGAGTTGTAAAAGCCTGTTTTGAAAAAATGTCGCAGGACTGCTCCAGGATATCCACCATAATAAAGATGGATTACAGGGAAGGGAAATCGGGCAGACTCGATTCAAAGATAAAAAGCATTGAGGAAAAGCTGGGAAAAAAGCTCTCAACCTGA
- a CDS encoding Fis family transcriptional regulator has protein sequence MTLNNLLEGELRKHLSKIKTMRNGGLHKMVIGLVEKSLIQIVMKETDGNQSDASRILGINRNTLRKKITDYKIHTD, from the coding sequence ATGACATTAAATAACCTTCTCGAAGGAGAATTACGAAAACATCTGTCCAAAATCAAAACAATGCGAAACGGCGGCCTTCACAAGATGGTGATAGGACTGGTCGAAAAATCGCTAATCCAGATAGTGATGAAGGAGACAGACGGCAACCAATCTGACGCTTCCAGGATTCTGGGGATAAACCGCAATACCCTCAGAAAAAAGATAACCGATTACAAGATACACACCGATTGA
- the folE gene encoding GTP cyclohydrolase I FolE, translated as MKEAVKTIIRKIGEDPARPGLVETPQRVEDAYKFLTSGYSVNIDELIGTALFDEPYDEMVLVKNIDVFSLCEHHMLPFFGKCHVAYIPEGKIVGLSKIPRLVEALSRRLQVQERLTTQIADAINKHVKPQGVAVVIEAMHMCMSMRGVEQTNSFAVTSSMIGVFNTNSRTRMEFLELVNKRKEF; from the coding sequence TTGAAAGAAGCCGTTAAAACAATAATCAGAAAAATAGGGGAAGACCCTGCGCGTCCCGGATTGGTGGAGACTCCGCAGAGGGTCGAGGATGCGTACAAGTTCCTGACGTCCGGGTACAGTGTAAATATTGACGAGCTCATAGGGACGGCGCTTTTCGATGAACCTTATGATGAAATGGTGCTTGTAAAGAATATTGATGTCTTTTCCCTTTGCGAACACCACATGCTCCCGTTCTTCGGTAAATGCCATGTCGCCTATATTCCGGAAGGGAAGATTGTTGGCCTGTCAAAAATCCCAAGGCTGGTAGAGGCACTTTCCAGAAGACTTCAGGTGCAGGAGCGGCTTACCACGCAGATTGCCGACGCCATCAATAAGCATGTAAAACCGCAGGGTGTAGCCGTCGTTATCGAGGCAATGCATATGTGCATGTCAATGAGAGGGGTAGAGCAGACAAACAGTTTTGCGGTCACATCGTCCATGATAGGAGTTTTCAATACGAACAGCCGCACGAGGATGGAATTTCTGGAGCTCGTGAACAAGCGGAAGGAATTTTAA
- a CDS encoding integration host factor subunit alpha yields the protein MTKIDIVNRVLEQAGLQKPEAEEAVETIIDFIKKSLGTGESVILRRFGSFQVRQKNERIGRNPKTGEEASITARKVVRFKAGKYFKSAVNS from the coding sequence ATGACTAAGATTGATATCGTGAATCGAGTCCTTGAGCAGGCTGGACTTCAGAAGCCAGAGGCCGAAGAAGCAGTTGAGACGATAATAGATTTCATTAAAAAGAGTCTTGGTACCGGTGAAAGCGTGATCTTGAGGCGTTTCGGCTCATTTCAGGTGAGGCAGAAGAACGAGAGAATAGGGCGCAACCCCAAAACCGGCGAGGAAGCGAGCATCACAGCCCGTAAAGTTGTTCGCTTCAAGGCTGGAAAATATTTTAAATCGGCTGTTAACAGTTAA